The genomic stretch AATACAAAtggttcatttaaaaaaaatatagcttgATTTGGGTTGCAACATCATCATCTGAAGAAGGAATAAATAACTCAAaggttataaatttataatcataaatcataattgTGGTTCCTACTTTTAAGTTGAGTGCAAATTCTTTGAAACACTTCATTCTCctattttaatactattttatatttaactcaCATCTATGTTTACACATCTTAGCCTTAGGTGGTTTCAGCGGTGGTAGTTCATCAACCTCCGGCCTGGCTTTCCTTCCTCTCTCGATCACCTTCTTGAAGAATGTATCACATATCCTTTCCAACTTTTGTGTCTGTTGAACCCCAACACCATTTTCTGCAGGTTTGTAATATAATTCTGCTGGAGAACTCCTGTACCACATTTTTGGtgcctgaaaataaaataatacatgtaCAGCTTGTTTAATACCTTGTCAAAATATGTACTGAATGATTGGGCTAAAAAATACCTCTTCTTCTTCGTGATTATGTTCCTTAGACCATTTCTCCATTTTCTCAATAAAATCTTCTGAAGTCTGACAGTAATTCTTCCTGAAATGTTATAAGTGAGTAAATATAACTTTAGcacttcctactaatatataACTAGCCTTTATTTGTGACTTCACATGCAAAAACCTAGATTTGCATATAAAAAACCTGTGCTGAGTTTCATGTCTTACATTTTCATGGTTACATtaaaaaagtttagttttttttttttttttttattcctatgTGATAAGGAGCTTTGTAACAGAGGATTCATCAAAAGTTACTTACCTATATTCTTCTAGAATCTTCTCTCTATCTGTCAATGGTTTTCTCGTTGCTGACCCTTGCCTGGAGCGAGGAGACATGTCTCTCACGTGACTGTGGCGATGAGAATCTCTGCCGGGTGACCGACAGCTGCGTCTACTAGGAGACCTCCTGTACCTCTCCTCCCTAGGATCATGACTTCTGCTGTAGCTTCGAGACTCTCTGTGATGAGATGGACTATGTCGTCTCTCATATTCATACCTTCTCCTTTCATGTTCCATTTTCTCAGCATGATACCTGTCTCTGTAATATCTTTCTTTTTCTATTTCTCTGGCTCTATCTCTATCACCGCTCTCTCTGTAGCCTTCTCTTTCTTTACAATATTCTCTATCTCTGTCTCGATGATTGTATCTGGAAGGACTTCTACTGTGCCGGCTTCGGCTATAGCTGGCACTGCGAGTGTGACTCGGACTTCGATTAGAGGTGTGGTGACGATGACTCCCCTCTCTGTATTCTCTTTCTCTTTCAATACTTCTACCTCTATGCCGTAACGGTGAGTATCTTTCCCTTGATGATGAATGATGGCTTCTAGACTCATAATAATCTTTACCCCTTTCCCTTGATCCCGAGGGACTCTCTAAGTTTTGTTGATACAAATGAGTGTCttcaggtttttttatacattGCTCTTTAGGCTTAGGTGGTGGTGGGTTACTAAAATCAGGAGTGGGAAATGCGTGATCTGCCTTCACAGGAGGAGGCGGATATGGAGGTGGTATGATAGGGGGAGGGTAAGCAGTCACCGGCGGTGGAGGCACGTTTAAAGGTGGTAAACTTGTGATCGGCAAAGGTGGAGGTTTGTCAATTGGCGGGATAGGAGGCAGAGCGTAGGGAGGCGGGTGCTGAAAGAGCTGCGGCGGCGGCACGGACAGTGGTCCCAGCGGAGGTGCCACCGGCGGAGGCATGTCCAATCGCGGTGGCGGAACACTGTAGTTTACAGGCGGTATGGACATCTTTATGATTTGGTGTATACCTCAAAATGCGTAAGTAAATTTACGAGTGATTTTTCTATCAATTATTTTAGTTAGCGCCGAAGTTAGCGGAgcccattgttttttttacaaattttagtAGTGATAGTGATAAAGTCGAGCCGAGCTTGTGACACTTCATTTGACATTCGTTGTAATGACAGCTTGATGACAGcacaaatattatatttgtcaaacaatgaaggtggggccacatgcagtcgctcgacgctcgtttccaataTTGCCCTATACACACCTATACACCTTACTTGCTCTAAGGTTGaactttatcgctggaaaaaaaaagcctcttcaatttcggcaaaaatattgttatttttttttcattcactcctatttcttttatttgtaccactgccacgactgctactaaatgaggaAATcggcttccaagaccaagaccattcctgcaagaagcTATCTTGTCGCTgttgctcgacgcggcgacttgacgctacttttttgagtcgcgtgTGGTCGCgtgaaattcaaattcaaaatcaccttcaaactGGGGTCGCGTgacagatttatcgctgcagtggctgcaaacgagcgactagcaACAGTAACAACTGCATGTGGGGGCGCCCTGACATTTTGATTAgctttgattttttaataatgtgtcTCCTACTTTGGATACGAAAGGGATAAGAGTATTTTTGACTATGTAAATGTTGCTATTACTAttaatgtgtttgtttgttatgtatGTCCTTCACAGTAAAAGACTTGAACGGATTTGAACATATTTGAAGGAAATTTGGTCAACATCAGACAACACTTTTACTCTGACTTTTAATCTGATTTGGAATCAAGAAACCCAGAGTCAAACTATTGATCAAGTGCaggattttttaatgaaaaaaataaaataaaacaacaaatacaattattagatagCTTTATACATTTATATCTTtagtattaatataataaattatggcATATATCTTTGATTTTTGCACTACCAAGACATTCCCCATCTTTATAGAAAACTCCATATTGGCCCTCTGTTAGAGCTCTCAATCGGTTATCAAGTAAAATGGTCAGTCCCTCTGCATTTTTAACAACTTTGCAACCAACTAGAGGCTTAGTATGCTGGAatctaaagtaacattttagcACATTATTTTCTTTCAATTCTGTAGGTTCTCTACATATCCAATGTGGTGATCCAGTAATACACAAATTATTCCATAGAGCAGGATGTTTAGTTCCTGGAACCTAAAAAATGATTAATTTCATTAAGGTATTTTAGTAATATACCAGTAGCAACAAAAACATGGTTTTCTTGATAATTAGTTAATTTAGTCCCTTCAAATTACGCGCATTGTTCCTTAGTAAACTGTATGATATTGATATCAATACTTACAAcataaatattgtttgtttttaaatcttttttgaATATGAAATATGCATCTTTCCAATTGGCTAGGCAGCATCTCTGGCCAACTGTCCATTTATGTAGACCACCATGTTCCCCAACAATTTGTCCAGTGTCAATATCTATGAAATGCCCTTCCCTTTTTTGAATGTACTGCAAATAGAAAATTTCCTAAATAACTTCAAAAGTAAAATATCAATCAAGAAGCATCTAAAAACACAAATGATGATGTAACCCATAtcaatgtttgttattttataagttcttttttttaacttcaccCACATCCAGAAAActtgcaaaccatttttcagCCACTTTGTGGTATTGAAATGAGCTGAATTTTggtatacttatttatatccagtgactatacaataatctggtagaaAAATTTAGGTGATCCAGCCAGGACAGTCCCCGGAGAACAGAATTCCTCAGGGTTAGTGATATTTACGCAAAACTTGGTATGatatgaaaatgtagtttggatgacaaccAAAAGTACCtctacagttagcaaaaaaaagcttaaattaaaaattaattgttaaacaaaacttattaaataaatgaataatacaaatacaagtGGCTTGTAAAAGGTGTCACATACTTCTTCAATAAAGTCTTGAAATCTTCTTTTACCAATAAAACAAATTCCTGTACTCTCTTTCTTAGTGGCTACGTTTTGTAGTCCCTCAGTCTtggctatctctctcacactgCTCTTCAGTAGGTGTGCTATTGGAAACATGCATCTTCGGAGGGAGAATTGTTTTACTTGTGAAAGAAAGAAGGTTTGGTCCTTAAATTTGTCAGCTGGttgtaataatttaacatcTAGAAACAAGGAtacaaaattaaactttgtgTATGGTAATTGCCAAAAGTTGTAGACTCTGTAGTCAGAGTTTTGAGAACTAAGTATATAATaggtatatgtatgtgtgtatgtatgaaactttattgtacaatagaaaacaaacaaaacacaattgacaaactttgagatacttgtacttGTTGTGTCttggttgttgttgttgttgtttgttgtgtGTATATTGTTTGCATTACCttcatattcattatatttttctaaaaaaggTCCAAATGATGTATTAGCATAATGGCCGGTAGCTATAGCTTCAACTCCTAAATTGTtcctgcaatgttcaaaaaagcTGTCAAATTTAATGTATCGGTTGCATAGAATATCGGGGTTTGGAGTTAGCCCTGTTTCGTACTCTTGTAGTAGCACTGTGAATACTTCGTTCCAGTATTCCTTTATAAAATGGACTCTTTGCAACGGAATTTCTAGCTTACGGCAGACAAAAGTCGCATCTTCGAAATCTCTTTCATCTGAGCAGAAACCAGCTTCATAGTTGTTGTCCCAATTACGCATAAATACACCTTCAATTTGGTATCCTGAAAACAATATAAGATATGTTATAATAGTATAGTTTAGAACATTTTGGATTGAAAATTAATACTTCATCTTCATGTTGGAGAATGTTAAAACAAACCTGCTCTTTTCAGAAGTAATGCAGCCACAGCACTGTCAACACCCCCGGACATGCCGAGCGCTACTTTTCGGAACATTATTGTAGTATTAaagcaattaaataattattaccaaaaaaaaatcataacataaCCTACAATACGACATACATATGAATACGATTATGACGTTTTACAAGATAGATTGacgttagtatctcttagtagtctgtgttGATTACGTTACGGTACAGCTAGTACAGCAGTTTCACACAATTATTTATTGCTACAGAATAGTCAAGtcgaaattataaaataatacttacgtacgttattgtaaataatttcaGGTTTGGTGTTAGTTTTTAACATTTGGCAAAATAAGAGAAGCAACATTGAGACAAAACAATGTTTCTTAATAAGTCAGGTATCTAAAACTttgctttgtaaaaaaaattgcaactgAGGTTGCCAGTCGTCCAAAAAATCCCGTACATATACGCGATTTTTTCATTTAGTACGTGCGTTCgatgtacggtcagcatcaaaagtaggtgGTTAGTGGTTACTTTTACTCACTCACTTTTTGTCAAAGTtttatggcgctaagtacgtggctgtaaaacgacaaagtacgaaagtaaccagctacttctgatgctgactgtaccaccCCTGCCCTgacattaatttttattttatgtaacaaaACAGCGTAAGAAATAAACTTAGTCCTTCTAACGCGTGTGTGTTGTTCTTAAAATATCGTGTGTATGTTGGTTGGTAAAAATGTTACGTTACGAGGTGAGGTGAATATTCGGGTggcactctttcccggcccggataataccgacatggaaataccgactctgttttttgtgtacacgcccatagaaactgacgtgAGCTTCTATGGACGTGTACGtaccatgtcggtattatccgggccgggaaaaagTGTCACCCTTGTGCTAGGACCAAGTATAAGAATGGACTAATTCTATTTAAGACGAAATATAACTATCGGTATTCTCTCTCCTTCTAAAAGAAAACGACATCTGCAAATAGAGACAGATATACGTTTGCCTGTATTGGCTTTCATATCAATGAAGCCGGTTTACTATAGGCATTTATACATCTATTATAGATAGGTACTAGAGCTGTACCACTGCCATATCGATGAACTTTagctttcaaaaaatatttatcgtgTTTGTGTCATAAATTAATGGACCAAATCGGACTCGACtcatttacttaaatttatGCAAAATAATTTGATTATATTGGAACGAGTAGTAATTGTCAATTATGATTATAAAAATAAGCATACTACGGCGCTCTTGGCCGATGGATGGCGGGCCGGCGCGGGCTAGTCGAATCTAATAACCACAAACTCGGAAAACGATACGGAGTCctttacaacaacaacaaagaaAAAACGTAAATTAACCTGCCCGAGCCGCAACGCCATTTTCCGAGCGCCTAAAATGGCCTAAATACCTATAGTACTCGTACGTGCCACGTACAAATTTTTTTTCGACACCACAGTTTGGTCCCACTATGACGTAGGcatcaattatttataattatttgtacatttatataaataagagTATAATGGAGATATTATAACGGGAAAAGTAAAACAAcaatcataaaataattatgcttGTATTTCACGTAGTTTTATCATCTATTGACCACTAAATAAAatcagtttattaaaataatttcttacatatttttgaggAGCCATGGCCTTTTGATGAATTctgacttttaaaaatgtattacaaaTGGATTTTATCAACAGGTGTTTATGGTTAAATGTTACATAATAATCAGTGGCGTGTTAATGAAGAAAATACACAATTTCCTGTTTCTTTCAAAACATTGGTGATcattggcaaaatatttttaggatttCCTACTTTTGTAACACCCAAtatgtttaaattaaacttcaaTATCTTTTCAGTATGGTAGCATACTTTAATTACATCAGTAGAAGGTTTTAACAAGCCACCTCTATTTTTATTCACAATTAATAAATTCGAAGTATCATCTACTAGCAACGCATTTTGACATTCCTCACAATGTatatcttttttaattttccttgtCACGAATCCCGCCATATAACCTATTACTTGTTTGTTATACTCACTAAGGTgagtataaaatttaatattcgtGGTCAGAGTCCATTAACCAACTGTTGTCAGAAGGCAAATCAGTATCTTTGCGTTCCAGTAAAACGTTATCTTTTCTCATATTGTGATTGACAGTTTGGATGTAATTGGGTATATTagtttgcaatatttttatgtcATCCAAAGGAAGACAATTTCCATTTCGACTATTTTTGAATTCTGCATGAACTAAAAGTTAAAAGCTACCATAAACAATTTAGCAGAAGGATTATTGTTGAAACCCCCTTGAGCTCGTATTGCCCCGAAAAAATTTTCTAAATGATCTTGCGAGAGCTTATAATGTAGGCAAGAaccaaaagtttttattttctgagaCGTAATTTTCATACAGAAATATTATCGCTCGGATGCACGTTAGAAAGCCAGTTTTACGGTGCGATTCAATTAGCAGTTCACCATTAGTTCACAATTTGTTCGCAATTCGTTTATTATCATATCagtatgtgctattattttattttgtctgtgGTATTGTtgtctaactttttttaaaactctACCTCTTCTTTCCGCAGTAGTTTTTAACCGGTTTaccactttttttaatttttctattattttatttttttgacttaTTGTACCTTTCAGTTCTGACAACTCATCTTCATGACTCTTCATGGAAGTTGACGGTGTGCATAACTCCAATCTCGTATATCGGGGACGCTTGAATTTACCCTGAAAGAATAATAAGAACTTATTTCCGTCTTTGCATTTGAACCAAGCGAGATACAAGGGGCTGCTTGCTATGCAAAGGAATACTATGACTGTACCACTGAGCATTCTGGCCATGCTATGATATTGAACATATTAACATAGACTGGCCCGCTTATACTGGTAGTAACACCTAACAAAAGCCTTGCCACATATGTTACTATCATACTAATTTAGCTAACTATATCAAAATCAAAAgagtatcaaaatcaaaaaccaTATGACAAAGagcattcattcatttcatataAAACATTTAGGCAAACTTGAAAAAGCAGGGACCATCTTCATGTAGAATTAGATTTTAGATAACATTTTAGAAATGATTTGTTTACTTTCATACTTGTATGAATCATATCAAGAAACAATGTAAATTATTCATCTGaataattgtaaaaataaaaaaacctttggtACTGgtgtacagtcaaaaaaattgaattatgaCCCAGAGTAGAACCttgtaataatcaatttcactatgatttcctagacaaaagtatgagatgtcaacatgacattagtagcacaaaggttccaccctgggtcatgattcaatttgtttgactgtacagcaACGcaggtttttttaatacataaaataaagttataccTAATAAACGCTCACCTTTTGCAAGCTTGTCGGTACATGTGTGAATATAGTAGG from Choristoneura fumiferana chromosome 7, NRCan_CFum_1, whole genome shotgun sequence encodes the following:
- the LOC141429661 gene encoding mitochondrial tRNA-specific 2-thiouridylase 1 isoform X2, whose amino-acid sequence is MFRKVALGMSGGVDSAVAALLLKRAGYQIEGVFMRNWDNNYEAGFCSDERDFEDATFVCRKLEIPLQRVHFIKEYWNEVFTVLLQENNLGVEAIATGHYANTSFGPFLEKYNEYEDVKLLQPADKFKDQTFFLSQVKQFSLRRCMFPIAHLLKSSVREIAKTEGLQNVATKKESTGICFIGKRRFQDFIEEYIQKREGHFIDIDTGQIVGEHGGLHKWTVGQRCCLANWKDAYFIFKKDLKTNNIYVVPGTKHPALWNNLCITGSPHWICREPTELKENNVLKCYFRFQHTKPLVGCKVVKNAEGLTILLDNRLRALTEGQYGVFYKDGECLGSAKIKDICHNLLY
- the LOC141429661 gene encoding mitochondrial tRNA-specific 2-thiouridylase 1 isoform X1; the protein is MFRKVALGMSGGVDSAVAALLLKRAGYQIEGVFMRNWDNNYEAGFCSDERDFEDATFVCRKLEIPLQRVHFIKEYWNEVFTVLLQEYETGLTPNPDILCNRYIKFDSFFEHCRNNLGVEAIATGHYANTSFGPFLEKYNEYEDVKLLQPADKFKDQTFFLSQVKQFSLRRCMFPIAHLLKSSVREIAKTEGLQNVATKKESTGICFIGKRRFQDFIEEYIQKREGHFIDIDTGQIVGEHGGLHKWTVGQRCCLANWKDAYFIFKKDLKTNNIYVVPGTKHPALWNNLCITGSPHWICREPTELKENNVLKCYFRFQHTKPLVGCKVVKNAEGLTILLDNRLRALTEGQYGVFYKDGECLGSAKIKDICHNLLY